In Chitinibacter sp. SCUT-21, a single genomic region encodes these proteins:
- a CDS encoding DUF3141 domain-containing protein, giving the protein MLDLQEKTAQWGRLNEKVSRLFQANLGKAIDERLQQIKPFPIPPASEWWQSGLAYWQDTLQRQALFWDVLRERGDQFLQHEAAGKPPVLKFAYEIVVDARQFARPVNYALAKITPPAGFPAIDSNQRPYLIIDPRAGHGPGIGGFKQDSEIGVALQAGHPVYAFIFFPHPEAGQTLADVTTAQQAFLRFVNDEHPQAPKPVLIGNCQGGWAALLLASVSSELVGAVVSNGAPVSYWAGNDNNPMRYSGGLLGGSWSALLASDLGNGLFDGAHLVSNFENLDLGNTLVGKMYHLYENVDTEAPRFLDFERWWGANYLMNEEEIRWIVDNLFIGNNLVEGKAKGKKGFYDLSAIHAPIVIFASLGDNITPPQQAFNWILDLYPSTDALKAAGQVVVGLVHESIGHLGIFVSAGVAKKEHRQIVELMSVIESLSPGLYQLHIQEEQEADGSKQWRAELHERQVEELRQAQRFGRQEEALFAAVERVSEINSQAYQHYIRPYVQPLSNDIQAGLSRAFHPLRWQRWGWSSLNPLANLNRYWAEPARAHRLATDEHNPWRQLERNLSAQMAASLDFVGQLRDISAESTFMLSYGALTLAGVGEEHRQDLIAKPQALIDRAQLAEQLEQGGYAEGLIRLGLLLQDPNNISISRRQFALEWLQQQTEIAQLSPTQLWDIVQQQSLLVWQLREEAQQSLPKLFGSAAALNRGFKVYAQLAENSPVDASELSARVEQLHAQFKPVRKSRSKVAQAV; this is encoded by the coding sequence ATGCTGGATTTACAGGAAAAAACGGCGCAGTGGGGCCGTTTGAATGAGAAGGTAAGTCGACTGTTTCAAGCCAATCTGGGCAAGGCGATCGATGAGCGTTTGCAACAGATTAAACCATTCCCTATTCCGCCAGCGAGCGAATGGTGGCAATCGGGCCTAGCCTACTGGCAAGATACCCTGCAACGCCAAGCCCTGTTTTGGGATGTATTGCGTGAGCGCGGTGACCAATTTTTGCAACACGAGGCAGCAGGCAAACCGCCAGTATTGAAATTTGCTTACGAAATCGTCGTTGATGCGCGCCAATTTGCTCGCCCCGTCAATTACGCTTTGGCCAAAATCACCCCACCTGCGGGATTTCCTGCCATCGATTCGAATCAACGACCCTATCTGATTATCGATCCACGCGCCGGCCACGGCCCCGGGATTGGGGGCTTTAAACAAGATTCAGAAATCGGCGTGGCGCTGCAGGCGGGCCATCCGGTGTATGCGTTTATTTTCTTCCCGCATCCTGAAGCGGGCCAAACCTTGGCCGACGTCACCACCGCCCAACAAGCATTTTTGCGCTTTGTTAACGACGAGCATCCGCAAGCGCCCAAACCTGTATTGATCGGTAATTGCCAAGGCGGCTGGGCCGCGCTGCTACTGGCCTCGGTCTCATCCGAATTGGTCGGTGCCGTGGTCAGCAATGGCGCGCCTGTTTCCTACTGGGCGGGCAACGACAATAACCCGATGCGCTATTCTGGTGGCCTACTTGGCGGTAGTTGGAGCGCGCTTTTGGCCTCCGATTTAGGCAATGGTCTCTTTGACGGTGCGCATCTGGTCAGCAATTTTGAAAACCTTGATTTGGGCAATACGCTCGTTGGCAAGATGTATCACCTGTACGAGAACGTCGATACCGAAGCGCCGCGCTTTTTGGATTTTGAGCGCTGGTGGGGTGCCAATTACTTGATGAATGAAGAAGAAATCCGCTGGATCGTCGACAACCTGTTCATTGGCAACAATCTGGTCGAAGGCAAGGCCAAAGGCAAAAAAGGCTTTTATGATCTGAGTGCCATTCACGCGCCCATCGTGATTTTTGCTTCGCTAGGCGACAATATCACGCCACCGCAACAGGCATTTAACTGGATTTTGGATCTCTACCCCAGCACCGACGCGCTCAAAGCCGCTGGCCAAGTCGTCGTGGGCTTGGTGCATGAAAGCATCGGCCATTTGGGGATTTTCGTTAGCGCCGGGGTTGCCAAAAAAGAACATCGCCAGATCGTTGAATTAATGAGCGTGATCGAATCGCTATCGCCCGGGCTATACCAATTACACATTCAAGAAGAACAAGAAGCCGATGGCAGCAAGCAATGGCGTGCCGAGTTGCATGAACGCCAAGTTGAAGAATTGCGCCAAGCCCAACGCTTTGGCCGTCAGGAAGAAGCCTTATTCGCCGCTGTTGAGCGCGTTTCCGAGATTAATTCGCAAGCGTATCAGCATTACATTCGCCCTTATGTTCAGCCCTTGAGCAACGATATCCAAGCCGGTTTATCGCGCGCGTTTCATCCGCTACGCTGGCAGCGCTGGGGCTGGTCTAGCCTCAATCCGCTGGCCAATCTTAATCGCTATTGGGCAGAACCTGCGCGCGCGCACAGACTAGCAACCGACGAGCACAATCCTTGGCGTCAGCTCGAACGCAATCTCAGCGCACAAATGGCGGCGAGTTTGGATTTTGTCGGCCAACTGCGCGATATCAGCGCAGAAAGTACGTTTATGCTGAGCTACGGCGCGCTGACTTTAGCTGGCGTTGGCGAAGAACATCGGCAAGATCTGATAGCAAAACCGCAAGCGCTCATTGATCGCGCTCAGCTTGCCGAGCAATTGGAACAAGGCGGCTACGCCGAGGGGCTGATTCGTCTGGGCCTATTGTTACAAGATCCGAACAATATCTCGATCAGCCGTCGCCAGTTTGCGCTTGAATGGCTACAGCAACAAACAGAAATCGCCCAGCTAAGCCCTACGCAATTATGGGATATCGTGCAGCAACAATCGCTGCTGGTTTGGCAATTGCGTGAAGAAGCCCAGCAAAGCTTGCCCAAGCTGTTTGGCAGTGCGGCTGCGCTGAATCGCGGCTTTAAAGTGTATGCCCAATTGGCAGAAAATAGCCCTGTTGATGCCAGTGAACTCAGCGCGCGCGTCGAGCAATTACATGCCCAATTTAAACCCGTGCGCAAAAGTCGCAGCAAAGTTGCGCAAGCGGTATAG
- a CDS encoding methyl-accepting chemotaxis protein — MKISSKIWSLVAVAAVAIVLQAGITYYKSNHVKADADYLTQHIVPSLVVLNDLEHSFAQARYAVLFHIAQTDAAGKQQVATQFAGHLQKLDQAVAQYEAKVSDEAERTNLAALKQELDAWRPLTTKVLEVSDSLDATFATQLIREKCAPQAERVYQALAKLEEYKKQATAQAEQTAAQDIASLITSLLLVGSALLLVIVILGLLIVRSVRVPLGQLQQFLQQLSQDHDFTRRLNDQSPDEIGASLRSLNRVLDAMQHSLQQLSRVGREVSGSVNSLSTTSHEMSQTSNAVSESASAMAAGIEQVTVSISHVADRAQECDYTAREAGRLAAAGGSVIENTISSINQIADQVRTSAAQIDSLKERTATINAVVNVIKDIADQTNLLALNAAIEAARAGDLGRGFAVVADEVRKLAERTASSTQEIISTVAAIQNEANSTVNSMQLTVRQVDDGVAKAQQASGAIADIRRSADSVVEQVSEISTAMREQSAASSAMAQQVERVAQMSEESSAAAASTAQESARLGELGRTLDQSIAVYRV; from the coding sequence ATGAAAATTTCCAGTAAGATTTGGTCTTTGGTGGCTGTCGCAGCTGTTGCGATTGTCTTGCAGGCGGGGATCACGTATTACAAATCAAATCATGTCAAAGCGGATGCTGATTATCTAACTCAGCACATCGTACCTAGCTTGGTGGTGCTCAATGATTTAGAGCATAGCTTTGCGCAAGCTCGCTATGCGGTGCTATTTCATATTGCGCAGACTGATGCCGCGGGCAAACAGCAGGTGGCGACCCAATTTGCTGGGCATTTGCAAAAACTCGATCAAGCCGTGGCGCAATATGAGGCCAAAGTATCAGATGAAGCCGAGCGGACCAATTTGGCGGCGCTGAAACAAGAGCTGGATGCGTGGCGTCCTTTGACTACCAAGGTGTTAGAGGTGTCAGATAGTCTTGATGCCACTTTCGCAACGCAGCTCATTCGAGAAAAATGTGCCCCGCAAGCCGAACGGGTATATCAAGCGCTGGCCAAGCTGGAAGAATATAAAAAGCAGGCCACAGCCCAAGCTGAGCAAACAGCGGCTCAAGATATTGCCAGCTTAATTACCAGCTTGCTGCTGGTTGGCTCGGCTTTGTTGCTGGTGATTGTGATTTTGGGTTTGCTGATCGTACGCAGTGTGCGCGTGCCTTTAGGGCAATTACAGCAATTTTTGCAGCAATTATCACAGGATCACGATTTTACCCGCCGCTTGAACGACCAAAGCCCCGATGAGATTGGTGCTTCGCTGCGCTCACTCAATCGCGTGCTCGATGCTATGCAACATAGCTTGCAGCAGCTGAGCCGTGTGGGGCGCGAGGTATCGGGGTCGGTCAATAGCCTGTCCACCACCAGCCATGAAATGTCACAGACCTCAAATGCCGTTAGTGAATCGGCTTCCGCGATGGCTGCGGGGATTGAGCAAGTGACGGTGAGTATTTCGCACGTGGCCGATCGGGCGCAAGAATGCGATTACACCGCTCGCGAAGCGGGCCGCTTGGCCGCAGCGGGCGGCTCTGTGATTGAAAATACGATTAGCAGCATTAATCAAATCGCCGATCAGGTTCGTACCTCAGCGGCACAAATTGATTCATTGAAAGAGCGTACCGCGACGATTAACGCAGTGGTGAATGTAATTAAAGACATCGCCGATCAAACCAATTTGCTGGCGCTGAATGCCGCAATTGAAGCGGCGCGTGCCGGTGATTTGGGGCGTGGATTTGCCGTGGTGGCCGATGAAGTGCGCAAATTGGCCGAGCGGACCGCCAGCTCGACGCAGGAAATTATCAGCACCGTGGCGGCGATTCAAAATGAAGCCAATAGCACGGTGAATAGTATGCAACTGACGGTGCGCCAAGTGGATGATGGCGTGGCGAAAGCGCAGCAGGCCAGTGGCGCGATTGCCGATATTCGTCGCAGTGCCGATAGTGTGGTTGAGCAAGTTAGCGAAATTTCAACTGCGATGCGTGAGCAAAGCGCGGCGAGTTCAGCCATGGCACAGCAAGTGGAGCGTGTGGCACAAATGTCGGAAGAAAGCAGCGCCGCCGCCGCCAGCACCGCGCAGGAAAGTGCACGGTTAGGTGAACTGGGCCGCACATTGGATCAATCTATTGCTGTGTATCGCGTTTAA
- a CDS encoding methyl-accepting chemotaxis protein produces MNFSVAHRLTIGFSILLLFVVLSDIFALRSIHNMNDDMREIVYSNTAQMQTASILIDKVQEMRIQYRQMVLEETPEAKAKVKEKYMAARGLFLENISKLQKLFDDKEFPASDANRSLLAKVLAAQPPAFAAADKTIELGLVSDPETKKTLDQSSALMAALNVELRALANAQKENNDQQVKETEQSALQTQNTLIGLTIFAIVVGVAAALIITRGITKPLDEMQKFMKELGTNFNFTQRLKVYKKDEIGASVASLNDLLDSLQESMKVVNRVGQNVTTSVNSLSTTSHEMSQTSNAVSESASAMAAGIEQVTVSISHVADRAQECDHTAREAGRLAATGGSVIENTIASINQIADQVRASATQIDSLKERTATINAVVNVIKDIADQTNLLALNAAIEAARAGDLGRGFAVVADEVRKLAERTASSTQEIISTVAAIQNEANSTVQTMQQTVRQVDDGVAKAQEASNSIRDIRQSADSVVHQVSEISTAMREQSAASATMAQQVERVAQMSEESSAAAASTASESGRLNQLGRELDQAISRYRV; encoded by the coding sequence ATGAACTTTTCAGTTGCCCATCGCCTCACCATTGGCTTTTCAATTTTGCTGCTGTTCGTGGTGCTTAGCGATATTTTCGCACTCCGCAGCATTCATAATATGAACGACGATATGCGGGAGATTGTGTATAGCAATACAGCGCAAATGCAAACGGCCAGTATCTTGATTGATAAGGTACAAGAAATGCGGATTCAATACCGGCAAATGGTATTAGAAGAAACACCGGAAGCGAAAGCCAAAGTTAAAGAAAAATATATGGCTGCGCGAGGCCTGTTTTTAGAAAATATTTCTAAGCTTCAAAAATTATTTGATGACAAAGAATTCCCAGCCTCAGATGCAAATCGTTCATTGTTAGCAAAAGTCCTCGCAGCTCAACCCCCCGCCTTTGCCGCAGCAGATAAAACCATTGAATTAGGCTTAGTGAGTGACCCGGAAACAAAAAAGACACTCGATCAATCCTCAGCTTTGATGGCTGCTTTGAATGTTGAATTGCGAGCATTAGCGAATGCACAAAAAGAAAATAATGACCAGCAAGTCAAAGAAACCGAGCAGAGTGCCCTTCAAACTCAAAACACCTTAATTGGATTAACAATTTTCGCCATCGTTGTTGGCGTAGCTGCTGCGCTCATCATTACGCGAGGCATTACCAAGCCATTAGATGAAATGCAAAAATTCATGAAAGAGCTAGGTACTAACTTCAACTTTACTCAACGCCTAAAGGTCTATAAGAAAGATGAAATTGGCGCCTCGGTTGCATCACTCAATGATTTACTCGATTCCTTACAAGAAAGCATGAAAGTGGTGAATCGCGTTGGCCAAAATGTCACTACTTCGGTCAATAGCCTGTCGACCACTAGCCATGAAATGTCGCAGACCTCCAATGCCGTAAGTGAATCGGCGTCCGCGATGGCTGCGGGGATTGAGCAAGTGACGGTGAGTATTTCGCACGTGGCCGATCGCGCGCAAGAATGTGATCACACCGCCCGCGAGGCAGGTCGCTTGGCCGCTACGGGCGGCTCGGTGATTGAAAATACGATTGCTAGCATTAATCAAATCGCCGATCAGGTGCGCGCTTCAGCAACACAAATTGATTCATTAAAAGAGCGCACCGCCACGATTAACGCAGTGGTGAATGTAATTAAAGACATCGCTGATCAAACCAATCTGCTCGCGCTCAATGCCGCAATTGAAGCGGCGCGTGCCGGTGATTTGGGCCGTGGATTTGCGGTGGTGGCCGATGAAGTACGCAAATTAGCCGAGCGAACCGCCAGCTCGACGCAGGAAATTATCAGCACCGTGGCTGCGATCCAGAACGAGGCCAATAGCACCGTACAAACCATGCAACAGACAGTGCGCCAAGTCGATGATGGCGTCGCCAAAGCGCAGGAAGCCAGCAATTCAATCCGCGATATTCGTCAAAGTGCCGACTCCGTCGTGCACCAAGTGAGCGAAATTTCAACTGCGATGCGCGAACAAAGCGCTGCTAGCGCCACGATGGCGCAGCAAGTGGAACGGGTAGCGCAAATGTCGGAAGAAAGTAGCGCAGCGGCGGCCAGTACGGCTAGCGAAAGCGGACGTCTTAATCAATTGGGCCGTGAATTGGATCAGGCGATTTCACGCTATCGCGTTTAA
- the pta gene encoding phosphate acetyltransferase translates to MQTFFIAPTRHNVGLTSVTLGVVRCLQNQSLKVGFVKPVAQDQTASEIERSSHFARRICQLDVPDALPANYAIEQVSIDETDDLLEEIVTMSMSAGEDADILIVEGLHPDPANPFTTQLNTQMALGLQATVILVTDASAGNVAEEVKVAARQFRNEGVQVGGVIFNKAPVNFDLDAMKDEIGDLPIWGAIEFDPHLLAPRTLDVALHLDAEIVVKGELTKRRVTDTVVAARAVPEVIRRLQPGALIVSSGDRDDVILATALAASNGVQLAGLVLTHNTEMDATVRDFTQLAFHTGIPVLRTDGDSFRTALAISQVPTAVPADDKDRMTRVMNAVAEQLDVEALMVGVNTKGVHHLSPPAFRYQLIQKARAANKRIVLPEGEEPRTICAAIVCEEKGIAQCILLGKRATIEAVAATQGVKIPPSLQILDPEEIRARYVAPMVELRKSKGLTEIQALRQLEDNVVLGTMMLAIDEVDGLVSGAIHTTANTIRPALQLIKTAPGSSIVSSVFFMLMPEQVLVYGDCAVNPNPSAEQLAEIAAQSAYSAKAFGIDPKVAMISYSTGQSGTGADVDKVRTATEIAKARNPQLTIDGPLQYDAASVLEVGKQKAPGSLVAGQATVFVFPDLNTGNTTYKAVQRSANVVSVGPMLQGLRKPVNDLSRGALVDDIVFTIALTAIQAVEMV, encoded by the coding sequence ATGCAAACCTTTTTTATTGCGCCAACCCGCCACAATGTCGGCCTGACCTCGGTGACTTTGGGCGTGGTGCGCTGCTTGCAAAACCAAAGCTTGAAAGTAGGGTTTGTCAAACCAGTCGCGCAAGACCAAACCGCGAGTGAAATTGAGCGTTCAAGCCATTTTGCGCGTCGCATTTGCCAGCTTGATGTGCCCGATGCCTTGCCTGCCAATTACGCGATTGAGCAAGTATCAATCGACGAAACCGACGATTTGCTCGAAGAAATCGTGACGATGAGTATGTCTGCGGGAGAAGACGCGGATATTTTAATTGTTGAAGGCTTGCATCCAGATCCTGCCAATCCATTTACCACGCAATTGAATACCCAGATGGCTTTGGGTTTGCAGGCGACGGTGATTTTGGTGACCGATGCCAGCGCCGGCAATGTGGCTGAAGAGGTTAAAGTAGCGGCGCGCCAATTTCGCAACGAAGGTGTACAAGTTGGCGGCGTGATTTTTAATAAAGCACCGGTCAACTTTGATCTGGATGCGATGAAAGACGAAATCGGCGATTTGCCAATCTGGGGTGCGATTGAGTTTGACCCGCACTTACTCGCTCCGCGCACCTTGGATGTGGCGTTGCACTTAGATGCCGAAATCGTTGTAAAAGGTGAGCTGACCAAGCGCCGTGTAACCGATACCGTGGTGGCCGCGCGTGCAGTGCCCGAAGTCATTCGTCGTTTGCAACCCGGGGCTTTGATCGTCAGCTCAGGTGACCGTGATGATGTGATTTTGGCGACGGCCTTGGCCGCCAGCAATGGCGTGCAGTTGGCTGGGTTGGTGCTGACACATAACACTGAAATGGACGCAACAGTACGTGACTTCACGCAATTGGCTTTCCACACTGGGATTCCAGTGCTGCGCACCGACGGCGATAGCTTTAGAACCGCATTGGCGATTAGCCAAGTGCCGACCGCTGTGCCCGCCGATGACAAAGATCGCATGACACGTGTGATGAATGCCGTTGCCGAGCAATTGGACGTCGAAGCGCTGATGGTTGGCGTGAACACCAAAGGCGTGCATCACCTTAGCCCGCCAGCTTTCCGTTACCAGCTGATCCAAAAAGCGCGCGCAGCGAATAAACGCATTGTGTTGCCAGAAGGTGAAGAGCCACGCACGATTTGCGCTGCGATTGTGTGTGAAGAAAAAGGCATTGCGCAATGTATCTTGCTCGGTAAACGCGCAACGATTGAGGCTGTTGCTGCAACGCAAGGCGTGAAAATCCCGCCTAGTTTGCAGATTTTGGATCCAGAAGAAATCCGCGCACGCTATGTCGCACCGATGGTTGAGCTGCGTAAATCTAAAGGCTTGACCGAAATTCAGGCGCTGCGCCAGCTCGAAGACAATGTCGTGCTCGGCACGATGATGTTGGCGATTGATGAAGTGGATGGTCTGGTTTCTGGTGCAATTCACACTACTGCCAACACCATTCGTCCAGCGCTACAGTTGATCAAAACCGCGCCAGGCTCGTCGATTGTATCGTCTGTGTTCTTTATGCTGATGCCGGAACAAGTGTTGGTGTACGGCGATTGCGCGGTGAATCCAAACCCAAGTGCCGAGCAACTGGCCGAGATCGCCGCACAAAGTGCGTACTCAGCCAAAGCCTTTGGCATCGACCCGAAAGTAGCGATGATCAGCTACTCAACCGGGCAATCGGGCACCGGTGCCGATGTGGATAAAGTGCGCACTGCGACCGAAATCGCCAAAGCGCGTAATCCGCAACTGACGATCGACGGCCCATTGCAATACGACGCGGCATCGGTACTTGAAGTCGGCAAGCAAAAAGCCCCGGGCAGCTTAGTCGCAGGGCAGGCCACGGTGTTTGTGTTCCCAGACCTGAATACCGGCAATACCACGTACAAAGCCGTTCAGCGCAGCGCCAACGTGGTCAGCGTCGGCCCGATGTTGCAGGGCTTGCGCAAACCGGTCAATGATTTGTCGCGCGGTGCTTTGGTGGATGATATTGTCTTTACCATTGCCTTGACGGCGATTCAAGCGGTTGAGATGGTCTAA
- a CDS encoding quinone oxidoreductase: MTRTQATQIIIEQHGDVQQMQVRQTPIPAAAEGEVLLRQTAIGVNFIDTYHRSGLYPLSLPSSLGMEACGVIEAIGAGVSEFKVGDRVAYAGGTVGAYTTHRIMPEAKLVLVPDQIPDDIAAATLLRGMTAQYLLKQTFPVQAGQTILVHAAAGGVGQIVCQWAQSLGVKVIGTVGGAAKQVLAQTWCDWVLDYNDASWVAQVREITQGQGVPVVYDGVGAVTFLPSLDCLAPRGLMVSFGNASGAVEAFNLGILASKGSLFVTRPTLGHYTATRSSLLACANDYWDALLTGRVKPDIGQRYALSDAAQAHLDLAARKTTGATVLTP; the protein is encoded by the coding sequence ATGACGCGCACGCAAGCGACTCAAATCATCATTGAACAGCACGGCGATGTGCAACAAATGCAAGTGCGCCAAACGCCAATACCCGCAGCAGCTGAGGGAGAAGTACTGCTGCGGCAAACAGCAATCGGCGTCAATTTCATCGATACCTATCATCGTTCTGGCCTCTATCCCTTAAGCCTACCAAGTAGCCTAGGGATGGAAGCGTGCGGTGTCATCGAGGCAATAGGTGCGGGTGTCAGCGAATTCAAGGTGGGCGATCGGGTCGCCTACGCGGGCGGCACAGTTGGCGCCTATACAACGCACCGTATCATGCCAGAAGCCAAACTGGTGCTTGTTCCCGACCAAATACCTGACGATATTGCAGCGGCAACTTTATTGCGCGGCATGACGGCGCAGTATTTGCTCAAACAAACCTTCCCCGTGCAAGCCGGCCAAACGATTTTGGTCCACGCGGCGGCCGGTGGCGTGGGTCAGATTGTGTGCCAATGGGCGCAAAGCTTGGGCGTCAAAGTGATCGGCACCGTTGGCGGCGCCGCCAAACAAGTGCTGGCGCAAACTTGGTGCGATTGGGTGCTCGATTACAACGACGCGAGCTGGGTGGCCCAAGTTCGCGAGATCACGCAAGGCCAAGGCGTACCCGTGGTGTACGACGGCGTGGGAGCAGTTACGTTCCTGCCTTCACTCGATTGCCTAGCGCCGCGCGGGCTGATGGTCAGCTTTGGCAATGCCTCGGGCGCGGTGGAGGCGTTCAATTTAGGGATTTTGGCCAGCAAAGGCTCGCTGTTTGTCACACGACCCACGCTAGGGCATTACACGGCAACGCGGAGCAGCCTGCTCGCCTGCGCCAATGATTACTGGGATGCGCTACTAACGGGACGTGTGAAGCCTGATATCGGCCAGCGCTATGCACTCAGCGATGCAGCCCAAGCGCATCTGGATTTAGCGGCGCGCAAAACCACCGGTGCAACGGTACTCACTCCATGA
- a CDS encoding Dyp-type peroxidase produces the protein MNTPQSGILPAASSNGLFMLFRRRLGRRADHSCKQKLAQWPDLVAQLAQANPDAQFSATLGFGADLWPEIYGLEKPAHLRAFPRISGAIHPAPSTQCDMILHLRAERYDVLYDCADQFTQTMNEWFDAIETIHGFRYRDQRDLTGFVDGTENPQDDERAAVALVGVEDAKWAGGSYLHIQRYVHRMDNWNKLPVKQQEAIIGRTKDSDEELPDEDRPQTAHISRVVIEEEGEELQILRQSLPYGTPSGDKGLYFTSYCKTPDTFEKMLARMISPTTDGRVDHLLNFSRAVTGAAFFVPSIEALQGLKD, from the coding sequence ATGAATACTCCACAGAGCGGCATTTTGCCTGCGGCATCAAGCAACGGTTTGTTTATGCTGTTTCGCCGCCGTCTAGGTCGCCGCGCCGATCACAGCTGTAAACAAAAACTCGCACAATGGCCAGACTTGGTCGCGCAATTGGCGCAAGCCAATCCCGATGCGCAATTTTCGGCCACGCTGGGTTTTGGCGCTGATCTGTGGCCAGAAATTTATGGTCTGGAAAAACCAGCGCATTTGCGCGCTTTTCCACGCATTAGCGGCGCAATTCACCCAGCGCCATCGACACAATGCGATATGATTTTGCATCTGCGCGCCGAGCGCTACGACGTGCTGTACGACTGTGCGGATCAATTTACCCAAACAATGAATGAATGGTTTGACGCAATCGAAACCATTCACGGCTTTCGCTATCGCGACCAACGCGACCTGACAGGCTTTGTTGACGGTACCGAAAACCCGCAAGATGACGAACGCGCCGCCGTTGCGCTGGTCGGCGTCGAAGATGCTAAATGGGCGGGCGGCAGTTATCTGCATATTCAGCGCTATGTGCACCGCATGGACAACTGGAATAAATTGCCGGTGAAACAGCAAGAAGCCATTATCGGCCGCACCAAAGACAGCGACGAGGAATTACCCGATGAAGACCGGCCTCAAACCGCGCACATCAGCCGCGTGGTGATCGAAGAAGAAGGCGAGGAATTGCAGATTTTGCGTCAATCCTTGCCATATGGCACACCCAGCGGCGATAAAGGGCTGTATTTCACGTCGTACTGCAAAACGCCGGATACGTTTGAAAAAATGTTGGCGCGGATGATTTCGCCGACCACCGATGGCCGTGTCGACCATTTACTGAACTTTAGCCGTGCGGTCACTGGCGCCGCATTCTTTGTGCCTAGCATCGAAGCACTGCAAGGCCTGAAAGACTAA